The following is a genomic window from Anopheles aquasalis chromosome 3, idAnoAquaMG_Q_19, whole genome shotgun sequence.
CAATATGGCTGAACTGCCCAGTGCCAAAACGATATCCCGAATCGAAGTCAACATCTTGCTCAGGTGTCACAGGAAGCTTACAGATCGGCCCAACTTCGTCGGCTGAAACACGTGCTCGCACCGTCGGAACGGTAGTTGCGGTAGTTGTATCCGTTGAAGTAGATACGGTTGAGATTTCGTTTGACGAAGGCTCGTGAGAAATTTGTGGTCGAGAAGTAGATTTGGGTTGTTCCGTTTCGGGTGCCTTAGGATCTAGCGGTTTGACTACGTTCGGGAAGGATTGTGCTACCCCGCTGTCTATGAATAACTCTTTAGGGCAATCATCCAATATAATCGATTTTTTGTCAGACACCGCAGCAAAGTTTACGATCTGTCCATTTACGGTAACATCTTTAATGCAACCTATGAAATTGGCATTTGATGCAATAGCGTTGCTTGGAGTAACGTAATTTTTCGGAAATCCCCCAAAGTAAATGTCTCCATTTTCAATGAACAATGATTCCGGTCGATAGGAGCTGTACAGTGGATCGCGGTCGTCGATAGTCAGAGTCAAATGATTTTTATCGTGTGCAGCAGTAACAACATGCCATTCACCGTCGTTGTAGGTACGATAGTCCGATGTAAACTCGGTACTAGAGCTGGTTAAAACCAACAGGCCATCACGCATGGCTAATCCGAATGTACCACTCTGATCGTAATTGCTGGTATAGAACAATACACCATCTTTTCTGGTCGTCCGGAACTTTAGGTTCAACTGCAAACCGTTAACAGTTGTCACACCTTGTTGACTAGCGTAGCCTAATTGTTCTGGTAGAAATGAAACTAACGGAGAAAATTTCATAGGACAACCCGGGCGTACATCCAATGCCTTAGTGTTGAAACTTAGATCAACACGATTTCCAAGAATATAGACATCGTCGATACAGCCGTCAAAGCCCTTCGATGTAACCTGGGAATGGTTCACACGACTGTGATACCCTCCGAAATATATTGCTTCAGATATATGCAATTGCGGTTGCTCAGCCGTTCCTGTTTGCTGGAACACCACCTGATCGTCTACCGTCAGTTTCCCGACATTACCATCGCGCTCAGCAGACACTTTATGCCACTTATCATCGTTGAACGCGCTCTTAGATCCAATCGTCACCACCTGTGCTTGCTGGCCAAGTTTAAATTGATAGAGTATAGCGCCATTGCGCAACTCAACAGAAATAAAGTGGTTGCTGCGTCCTGCGTAGAACATCAATCCATCTTTAGTATCCGATGGTGCTTtaaattggaattgaatttgagATTGATGCTTGAATCCAAATGGTTTGGCATCAATGGCAACGTAGCCTTTTCCTccaaaccggaaaccggttgATGGATTTTCTTCATTACGAAGAGTATCGCGCTCCTGTGAACCATATACGTTCTGTCCGTCAATGAAGTTCCACAACCCTACATGATCACCGCCAATTTGTAGCTGTTCCATTCGACCATCAAATTCGCTGGATTTAACATCTTGTGGCATATTGTATTCTGGTGGGTAGCCCCCGATAAAAAGTTTACTGTTTTGGTCAACATTAAACACGTTGTAAGAACCAGGCAGACTCTGATCCTTTGTATGGAAAACCTCAGTTCCATTGGTTAGCTCTTCTCGAATCGTCAATTTAATATTGTTGCCTGATCGATCTATGATTGCCTGATACCACTTATTATCGGCTACATATTTTGGATTGATCACCTTTTCCGGATCGCTACCCAGATCGACGGACAGCACTGGAtaaccattttcaatttccaggGCCATGTAGTCGTCGCGAGAGCTCTTTTTCGTATCGGGTTTTATCTCGTTTCCAAGGTACAGTAAGAATCCTTCTGTTTTATCAGTGCGGAAGAACACTGAAATGTTCGAATTTGTGGCCATATGAGAAAGACTTTTCGGTGGCTTCAATTCCACTGTTGTGTTGGGATGGAAGAGCATACCAACTCGTATAGTGTTAGCGAACGCTCTGGCTTCACCGATCTGTCGCTTCAACGATTCTAACCGATCACCTATATCACTGACAATGGAATCAacttgattttgttttttgtccaACTTCTCAACCAACTGGCGAATATTGGGTATCATGGTTTTGAATCGGTCGATTTGAGTCGACGCTTGTTTGATATCTTTTTGTGTGTTATCTACCTCTTTCGGCAACTGCTCTACTAAATAAACACTCTTTGATAGGTCACTAGCCATCGGGTCCAGGATTTTCAATGAGTTTTGTGACTTTGCCTGCGCCTCTATAGCCTGATCGCGGGCATTTTCCCACCTATCGGTATGTGATTCCTCCGGGATGCCATCTAGTGCGGCATTTATAGAATGTAGCATTTCGTCACTCTGTTCATTCTTTCTGTTGATATCTTCAACTGTTTGTATAGATCTTTTACTATGTGGCTCAAGATCCGTTTGCAAGGTTGTAAACATACGACCAGCATCATTCAGCAGTTCACGAGATGTGCTATCGGATTCTGCGGCACGATTATCAATTCCTTGCGTTTGTTGTTTAGCGCTGCGCGCAATTGATGTTGCATTTCGTATATCGTCGTCGGCATTGCTCACAGCTGTAACAATGTTGGAATGTGCCGTAGCAGCCTTAAGCGCAGTTTCAGAGTTAGCAGAGACATCCGAATATTTATCTGAAAGGCTTTCAGACTCAATCTTAAGCTCTACAGCATGCGCAGAAGCCTTTTCTATTAAGGGATTCAACTTTTGATAATCATGATCTGCTATCGGCAATTCTTTGTCCAAACCATCATTCAATTCGGTCAATTCTTTATTGGCATGGTCCAGCTCAATGTGAGTGATTTCAATGTCCTTCATTATGTTCGTCGTGTTACCTAACAGCAGCTTACTGTTTTCAATATTGTCGTTGGCCTCTTTGGCATGAGCAGAAACTGTATCAAACTTGGTGTTGGCACTTTCCTTGTTTTTGCTACTCAATTTTGACGTAATATCACTTTCCTTTTCTATTTGTAGACTCCAGTTGTACAAGTCCTCCAATCTTACATCAAATACCCCAATttcatcaatcaaagcaattAACTtgtcgttctgctgctgaacgGGCTCACCAAACTCTTCGACGCGCATGAGTAGCCGAGTAGCATTTTCCAGCTGTGCATTAAGGCTTTCGTCTGTTGTCGAATACTGTTTAATGTTCTCGAGATAGTTATTTgcttcttcgattgcttgctccAGTTTCGTGACTTCCGATGATCCAAGATTCGCTGCCAAAATCGCGACCTCACCAATTGTACTTTTGGTATTTATATTCACAATCCTGCAGTCATCTAAAACATTGTATACACTAGCTAGCAATTGTTCACTGTTGATAGAAATGTCTTTTGCATTGGCATCGGCAAAATGTATGCGACGGTCAAGATTTTTTACAGCGATTTCCAGCAATTCCACTTGTCCTCTAGATGGATTCAAATTTACACCATGTGGATCTAGACTGCGCACCTTAGGTTCCAATTTGTCAACCATGTCGTCGTAGTATTTCAGCTTCTGTGAGGTGTAGTAATCATCTGCGATGGTCTCGATATCGTTCAGTACAGGATCTAAATCGCCTTTCAATTCGTCACTAACATCCAGAAGGGCATGATGACAAACATCGCATTCATGACAACCAGTTTCTGGGATTAGAACCCATCTGTACGGACAAGAGTCGCACTTTTCTCCTACCACACCAGACAAACATTCACACTGGCCAGTTTCTGAGTTACACCCTAGCCCTCGTGAGTAATCAGTATTGCAAGAGCACGGTGTGCATCCTTCGGCAGAATAATTCCAGTATCCAGGATCGCAACGATCACACTGCCTTCCAGTAACGCCTGGTTTGCAAGCACATTTGCCGTTATGATCATCGCACTGCGTGCTGTTCGATGCAATTCCGCAACCACATGGGCTACAACCACGACCAGACTCGAACCCATAATGATCGTCTTCGCATCGGTCGCATTTTTCGCCAATCACATTCGGAAGGCAGTTGCAAGTACCTATGAAATTGTCACAGTAATCCATTCCTATTTTATCACAAATGCAGCTCTGACAATCTTTAAGCCGTACCGCATCGCCGTAGAATCCCGGAGCACATAGATTACAAGCTCGTCCGGAAGTATTATTCAAGCAGAGTAAACATTCACCGGACACTGAGTCACAAGCTCCTGGTTCTTCGGCGTTTATATTGCCGGAACAGTCACATGGCTTGCAAAATTCCCCCTCTATTTGGGGCTGGCCATAATAACCCGCAGCGCAACTCTGGCATTTCTCGCCATAGTAACCAGGTTTGCAAGCACAGTGTATTTCATATCCATCTTCAGATACTTCGCATGCCGTCGCGAAATTGTTCGACTCCACTGGCAATGGACAAGCGCAGATCATACAATCGTTGGGCGTGCCGCGTGTGGCATTGCCGTAGTAGCCTTCAATGCACTGATCGCAGTGATCACCCATGGTGTAATGTTGACATTCGTGGCAAATACCCGTGTTGCAATCACATGTTGCCGCATGACCGTTACATTCGCATGGAATACAATATCCCAGGTAAGGGCCGTTGGGATCTCTATAATAACCAGGAGCACAATCTTCACAGGAGCGTCCCATGTAACCGGGAGGACATTCGCAGCTTTCAACCGCTAGCTCACGATAGTGTTGCGGATGCTCTAAATCATCGTGAGCCATTGTCAGGCTAACATCGGAAATAGTCGTCACTAAACCATTTTCCCAATATGACGCTCGGATGAAGATGTTTTTCAAATCTCGCAAAACCAGCATGAATTGTTCCCTGCTAACCTTTCCACCAGATGTTGTTTGAAAGTTACCTTCCACCATCTCGACGATGCCATTAAAGATTTGATTTGCAGAGGGTTGTCGATAACTCTGGTGCATTATTTCCAAATGCTTGCTTTCGAGAATGATATCCGCTCCTATTATAGCACTGCCAAACAGCCCGTTAGTGAAGTGTATGCTGTACGTTAAGTATCCCCCATACGCAGATAAATGACTGTTCAAATCGAATAGGTGATCGATCATTCCGAAGTATATCAAACTGTCGTTAACATCCTCGGAGCCCAACGAACTGAGAGCAACTTCTGCAGTTGTTTCATTCAGCATGATCTGATAATTATCCATAACATAAGGCGTAATGATAGCTTTCCCGCCTGATAAGCGAATCTTGTTAACCGTCACACTTTTCATCATGCTAACATTAAACGGGCGCAAAAATGCGGTGTGACAGCGGCTCGAGTGACCGAAGCAGAAACATTTGGTACATCCATCTGGATTGCTTGCCTGTAAGTTGTATGTGCCATCGACGCAAGTATTGCATTCACGGCCCTGTACATTTTTCTTGCAGTAGCAGCTCTCATCCGATTGGTCACAGATTTCGAACGTTGTACCGCGGATGTCACAGTGGCACGGCTCACAGTAAGGGAAGTTAAAAAACCCATACTGACATCGATCGCATTTTCGATCTACCACATTCGATTTACATTCACACAATCCACTCTCCATGTCGCATTGCAAGTTGTTGTTCGCAACTCCCAAAGGATTGCAATTGCATTCCTCGCAGCCAATAATTTGATCGAATCCGAACGTGTACGGAACACAGGAATCACACTTTTCGCCCGTTACGCGATCCGGACAAACACAGTCGCCAGTATCTTTGTGGCACTGAGCTGTCGAAGGACAGTTACATGGTTTGCAGTCCGGGAATCCGTAGTAACCGGTTTTACAAGCTTCACACTTTCGCCCGATGATATGCGGCTTACATTGGCACTGACCACCGAAAGGTTCACACTCAAAGCTGGTGGATCCCGCATAATCACAGTTGCACGGTAACGCGCCACTGTTATAGTCCGCTGTTAATGAAAATACCGCTTTTCGGCAAAGTTCGCTGGCATTTGTCTGTATATAAAAGTGGTTTTGACCGCACTGTTGAATGAATTCTATAGTTTGGTCGAACATTTCTTCTCGTAAAAGACCGTCGTTAAATTGATCTGCTGGCACAAGCTGAACATAGTCCACCCATAAACGCTGATTACCGGAATTTAGGATTGTGACTTCAATATTATCCTGTAGATCAAACTCCACATTTCCATTATCTTGTTTCAGGACCTCTTGGCATCCACTGTTAGCTGGGCAGTGTCGAACTTCTAGCCGCCCATCGTAGTTTTGCATTAAGGTCGCCACTCGGTACTGTACAGTGTACAAGGGGTGATCCGGTTGGAAGTACTTTATGATTATCACATATCGATTCGGGTGCATTAAGCTGGCATTAATTGTGATATCTGGGTACTGTTTATCTAGGAGAATTAACTTGGTACTATTATCGAGTTGATCGTTGGGAAGGTCTGATGCTATGCGATGCTCATTTCCTGtttcgaattcaattttctttgaATCCGGAGCCGTGGTATAACTTGTTTTTACGCAATTACCATTTTGCATTACACACACTGATTTTGGGCGAATATAATCTGTTGCCCAGTCCTCGAAAGGAATGGCGGTTATCGACTTTATCGCAATCGTACCAGATAAGTCATGGCTTGTTACATGTATCGGTTTCGCACTGTTTGGATCCAAAAAGAATATTTTTTCACGAGATTCCTTGTCAATTACTGGTTGTCTGCACACCATTGTATACATGCAAGGATACGTATTAGCAGAACCGTCTTGATCAATATCACCGACAAGATTGATTTGTAGTATAACAACATCGGGGTTGTTGCGATTTGTAATGTAATCTATTACGATAACATAACGTCCAGCATGTGTTACTTGCACTGGATAGAACAATTCCGGTTGAGTGTTGGTAAGAATTGGCAGATCTTTAACACGCACAACATCCATATGCTCATAGTCTTTGAAATATTCCGCTGGCTTAAAGCTTTGTTCGTCTTCAACAATGAATGCCTCTGATTGAGGGCTGTACATATTAATGCTCGGATATTGATAATGTCGACACAGGCCATGATCAGAGATTTCGCATGgattttctattcttttcgtGAGTATCGATGCTTCATAGTACGCGGCCGGCAACAAAACGAAATAATCCAAAAATAGTGTTTTATCCGTTTTTATGCTTATTGTATAACTTCCAGGATCAAGCACTACTGGGGAAGGAACATCCCCTCTTGCGTCTGAAACGGTCACAAACTCGGCATGTTCATTCGGTTTAAACAgcacttttgttttttgctccaaCTCTGTCGGGTTGTCCGGTGTGATAAGAATCGTCGCTATAATGCTCTCAGCATTTGGATTTTTGTATCTTATCACCAACCGATATACAGATGATTTAACAACGTTGACctcattgaaaatttcattttgcaaAGACGACATAACAGCATATCCTCGGCTGCTAAACTCAGGGAATATGTCTTCATGGAACTGGTAACGAACTTGTGCTCCAGACTGAGTGTATCCGTCTTCATATTCAAATTGAAACTGATAAAGCGTTGGATAGTAATGCGTAGTCAGAGGAAAAGAGCATGTTCTACCAGAAACGCGGGGATGGCATCTGCATTGCCCTGTTTCCTTATTACACACTTTATTTGCCGCGCCACCAATATCGCATCCGCAATCTTTACATCCAAAGAGACTTGAACCAAAAAGGTCAAACGTTCCATCTTTGCATTCAGCACATTGACGACCTTTAACCGATGGTTTGCAGGCACATTGGCCAGTCTTAGTATCGCACGTATCCAACGCACCGATTGTTCCATCTATGAAACACTCGCAATCCTGGCAGCCGTGAGGATTAGTAGCCGTCAAATTCCAGTACAGTGGACGACATTTATCACAAATTCTACCGTGCACCCGTTCCTTGCATTGACATAGCTCTCCGGCAGGAACCGAACCACAGCCGGCAAAACGCGCTATTACCCCTGCAGGATCGCAGTTGCATTCTTCGCAGGCGGGGAAATTATAAAATCCTTCTCTACAGCTCTGGCACGTCTTTCCATCAAAGTTGTCTTTACATTGACACTGCCCTTCACTCGTACAAGATTTGGCTGATGAACCGTAAGAATTACAGTTACATGGCAAGCATTCCGGATATTGATAATATCCGGCCAAACACGCTGTACACTGCCGTCCTCCGAAATTGTCCAAACATGAGCATCGCCCCGTAACATCACATATCGTGGAAGTACTGCCAGCGCTAGAACAGTTACATGGCACACAATCTGGATAGTTAAAATATCCTGGCATACACTGATCACACCGTGGCCCACTATAACCTTCTCGGCATAAACATGAACCAGTACTTTTGTCACAAACTTCCTCAAGTGTCCCGCGAACATCGCAATTGCAATCTGTACagagaaaaaatatattatttAAAGCAATATGAACTATTAACAAATTTACTTACATGTACATTCGGGGTAACTATAGAATCCGTTCTTGCAACTTTCGCAAACTCGACCAGAAAAATTCGGTTTACATTTACACTGCCCACTCTCCTCATTGCATACCCGATCAATGGCTCCATTCATGTTGCACTCGCATGCTGCGGAAGAGAACATTAAACGATTATCATAATAGATGCACTACACTATCACTACGGAAGAACTTACGTTCACAACTTGGAAACTGGTAGTATTCTTTGGCACACTGCTTGCATTGAGCACCATCGAAATTGGGTTTACAAGGACAAGCACCATTTACTGCCTCGCAGTAGTAGCCAACCGTGGCATTCAAGTTACACTCACAAGGGCGGCAGTTAGGGTAACCAAAATGTCCATATGAACATGAGTCGCAGTATGGTGGCTGAAATTCGACGCGACACTCACATCGACCGGTCTCTTCTTCGCAGTTGCCCGTAGAGTAGAAGTGATCGCAGTTGCAAGCTGAACATTCCATagcattaaaatgcaattcatgcaatttatgtattttggattatttgtttgcttacCTTCGCACACGTCTGTTTCGTTCCAAAATTTTCCCCTGGgacgaaagaacttatcttgACACTGGTTACAattaattcctttagtgttgTGCTGACAATTTTGGCAAACACCACCTCCCTCGTAGTTTCCATTCACATCAAGTGAAAGTCCCTTTATGTCCACGTCCTCCGAGTAAACGCACTCATTGGAATGCCCGTGGCAGTTGCAAGCTAGAAATCAATATCAATAGTTAACTAGAAACTGTATAATCCGTTAAACGTAACCAAAGACACTTACGTTCACATTGGAAAGGGCGTGCATTAGTGTTTTGATGCCACTTTTTTTGTTCATACCCAGGACAGCATTCGGCGCACTGAATTCCACAAGTATTATGCTGACATTGGCAAGCCAAAATACGGGTCGGTGATCGAGGGTCAAGCACATTGCAAGTATTAGCGTGACCATTGCAAACACATCGGCCACCGATTGAAATATCTTTGATTGAGTAAAAATACTGCAAAAGTAAACATAAAAAGATCACTATATACCATTTAGAAAGAAAATCATATAGTTTCACTTACACGTCTCGTCACCGTAGGATCTTGTCTGGCGACGGACATAAGATGGCCTAGCAAATTTTTAGTTCTTAGCAGACGAATTCTAATATTGGTGGCTCTACTCCATTCTTGCAGTGTAGATGAATTGAAATAGTTGTTGGCCGATGGGCGATTATTCAACAGTCTGATCGGTATCTGGAAAATGTTTTACATACAAAATAAAGGATATTTTAATGGCCCCGctcaatcgaaacaaaatagAATCTTACTTAAAATAGGAAACTTACTTCACCGCCTTCAAGTGGAACAATTTTTGAATGTTCCATAGTGCAGataacgtcgtcgtcatgctgTAGCGGTTTCAAACTGTTTGCCCCAAAAAATGTAACACAATCTGCAGGTGAATCAGAAAAATGCTGCCAAGGTGTCCATGTTTTTCCGTAATCACTTGATTTCTCAAGAGACCACAAACCCGGACGAGGAGAGTTACCCATACGAATAAATAGATAGGCAACGTGAAATTCCTAAAAGCacaagaaataataaaacaacgaaaatgaGGTAGGTGTGTGTGAATCAAATATAAAAGAGATCTTTCGTCCTACTATcacaaaaatgggaaaagagcGTTCACAATTAAttttttgttcggtttgtttgtcaGAAGTGGGAAAAAGGATGTGGGGCTCCGTATACATCCCAGACGTTTTAACGAATTAGCTTTTGAGACCGGGAAATGTAAGCTTTAGTCTGATTTTATTACAAAAACTCGCGAGAGTAGTAGAAAACGTCTGCTCATATCTGCAGATGGAAAAGAAGAGTGCGGTTTCTGAGCGCATGAACGCGCTGGAGCAGCAATTAAGGGAGACTCCACCGCGCGTGGAGTTGAGGAAGAATCGCGCTTTTAACCCGCGTATCCACGAGGCGCGTGCAGCAATGGTGAAATGTGCGGGGCAAGCAGCTACATATattacagtatgcaaaaaaagtttatccaccccttgcaaacaatttacattttgactcatttttcatggaaacgctcagcctaaaaatgcgtttcacatatcaatagtttgttttttattcttctttattatgctttttacacagtggagcaaggtacgaaaagcacgcaaaaaagtttatccactctcatgtattttattgtGGTGTTATAcagtttttactccaaaataaacaaatagacatttttcctctcaatttcaaaaatgtatttta
Proteins encoded in this region:
- the LOC126578925 gene encoding laminin subunit alpha isoform X2, with amino-acid sequence MKYNEVNLTIDFDQEFHVAYLFIRMGNSPRPGLWSLEKSSDYGKTWTPWQHFSDSPADCVTFFGANSLKPLQHDDDVICTMEHSKIVPLEGGEIPIRLLNNRPSANNYFNSSTLQEWSRATNIRIRLLRTKNLLGHLMSVARQDPTVTRRYFYSIKDISIGGRCVCNGHANTCNVLDPRSPTRILACQCQHNTCGIQCAECCPGYEQKKWHQNTNARPFQCEPCNCHGHSNECVYSEDVDIKGLSLDVNGNYEGGGVCQNCQHNTKGINCNQCQDKFFRPRGKFWNETDVCEACNCDHFYSTGNCEEETGRCECRVEFQPPYCDSCSYGHFGYPNCRPCECNLNATVGYYCEAVNGACPCKPNFDGAQCKQCAKEYYQFPSCEPCECNMNGAIDRVCNEESGQCKCKPNFSGRVCESCKNGFYSYPECTYCNCDVRGTLEEVCDKSTGSCLCREGYSGPRCDQCMPGYFNYPDCVPCNCSSAGSTSTICDVTGRCSCLDNFGGRQCTACLAGYYQYPECLPCNCNSYGSSAKSCTSEGQCQCKDNFDGKTCQSCREGFYNFPACEECNCDPAGVIARFAGCGSVPAGELCQCKERVHGRICDKCRPLYWNLTATNPHGCQDCECFIDGTIGALDTCDTKTGQCACKPSVKGRQCAECKDGTFDLFGSSLFGCKDCGCDIGGAANKVCNKETGQCRCHPRVSGRTCSFPLTTHYYPTLYQFQFEYEDGYTQSGAQVRYQFHEDIFPEFSSRGYAVMSSLQNEIFNEVNVVKSSVYRLVIRYKNPNAESIIATILITPDNPTELEQKTKVLFKPNEHAEFVTVSDARGDVPSPVVLDPGSYTISIKTDKTLFLDYFVLLPAAYYEASILTKRIENPCEISDHGLCRHYQYPSINMYSPQSEAFIVEDEQSFKPAEYFKDYEHMDVVRVKDLPILTNTQPELFYPVQVTHAGRYVIVIDYITNRNNPDVVILQINLVGDIDQDGSANTYPCMYTMVCRQPVIDKESREKIFFLDPNSAKPIHVTSHDLSGTIAIKSITAIPFEDWATDYIRPKSVCVMQNGNCVKTSYTTAPDSKKIEFETGNEHRIASDLPNDQLDNSTKLILLDKQYPDITINASLMHPNRYVIIIKYFQPDHPLYTVQYRVATLMQNYDGRLEVRHCPANSGCQEVLKQDNGNVEFDLQDNIEVTILNSGNQRLWVDYVQLVPADQFNDGLLREEMFDQTIEFIQQCGQNHFYIQTNASELCRKAVFSLTADYNSGALPCNCDYAGSTSFECEPFGGQCQCKPHIIGRKCEACKTGYYGFPDCKPCNCPSTAQCHKDTGDCVCPDRVTGEKCDSCVPYTFGFDQIIGCEECNCNPLGVANNNLQCDMESGLCECKSNVVDRKCDRCQYGFFNFPYCEPCHCDIRGTTFEICDQSDESCYCKKNVQGRECNTCVDGTYNLQASNPDGCTKCFCFGHSSRCHTAFLRPFNVSMMKSVTVNKIRLSGGKAIITPYVMDNYQIMLNETTAEVALSSLGSEDVNDSLIYFGMIDHLFDLNSHLSAYGGYLTYSIHFTNGLFGSAIIGADIILESKHLEIMHQSYRQPSANQIFNGIVEMVEGNFQTTSGGKVSREQFMLVLRDLKNIFIRASYWENGLVTTISDVSLTMAHDDLEHPQHYRELAVESCECPPGYMGRSCEDCAPGYYRDPNGPYLGYCIPCECNGHAATCDCNTGICHECQHYTMGDHCDQCIEGYYGNATRGTPNDCMICACPLPVESNNFATACEVSEDGYEIHCACKPGYYGEKCQSCAAGYYGQPQIEGEFCKPCDCSGNINAEEPGACDSVSGECLLCLNNTSGRACNLCAPGFYGDAVRLKDCQSCICDKIGMDYCDNFIGTCNCLPNVIGEKCDRCEDDHYGFESGRGCSPCGCGIASNSTQCDDHNGKCACKPGVTGRQCDRCDPGYWNYSAEGCTPCSCNTDYSRGLGCNSETGQCECLSGVVGEKCDSCPYRWVLIPETGCHECDVCHHALLDVSDELKGDLDPVLNDIETIADDYYTSQKLKYYDDMVDKLEPKVRSLDPHGVNLNPSRGQVELLEIAVKNLDRRIHFADANAKDISINSEQLLASVYNVLDDCRIVNINTKSTIGEVAILAANLGSSEVTKLEQAIEEANNYLENIKQYSTTDESLNAQLENATRLLMRVEEFGEPVQQQNDKLIALIDEIGVFDVRLEDLYNWSLQIEKESDITSKLSSKNKESANTKFDTVSAHAKEANDNIENSKLLLGNTTNIMKDIEITHIELDHANKELTELNDGLDKELPIADHDYQKLNPLIEKASAHAVELKIESESLSDKYSDVSANSETALKAATAHSNIVTAVSNADDDIRNATSIARSAKQQTQGIDNRAAESDSTSRELLNDAGRMFTTLQTDLEPHSKRSIQTVEDINRKNEQSDEMLHSINAALDGIPEESHTDRWENARDQAIEAQAKSQNSLKILDPMASDLSKSVYLVEQLPKEVDNTQKDIKQASTQIDRFKTMIPNIRQLVEKLDKKQNQVDSIVSDIGDRLESLKRQIGEARAFANTIRVGMLFHPNTTVELKPPKSLSHMATNSNISVFFRTDKTEGFLLYLGNEIKPDTKKSSRDDYMALEIENGYPVLSVDLGSDPEKVINPKYVADNKWYQAIIDRSGNNIKLTIREELTNGTEVFHTKDQSLPGSYNVFNVDQNSKLFIGGYPPEYNMPQDVKSSEFDGRMEQLQIGGDHVGLWNFIDGQNVYGSQERDTLRNEENPSTGFRFGGKGYVAIDAKPFGFKHQSQIQFQFKAPSDTKDGLMFYAGRSNHFISVELRNGAILYQFKLGQQAQVVTIGSKSAFNDDKWHKVSAERDGNVGKLTVDDQVVFQQTGTAEQPQLHISEAIYFGGYHSRVNHSQVTSKGFDGCIDDVYILGNRVDLSFNTKALDVRPGCPMKFSPLVSFLPEQLGYASQQGVTTVNGLQLNLKFRTTRKDGVLFYTSNYDQSGTFGLAMRDGLLVLTSSSTEFTSDYRTYNDGEWHVVTAAHDKNHLTLTIDDRDPLYSSYRPESLFIENGDIYFGGFPKNYVTPSNAIASNANFIGCIKDVTVNGQIVNFAAVSDKKSIILDDCPKELFIDSGVAQSFPNVVKPLDPKAPETEQPKSTSRPQISHEPSSNEISTVSTSTDTTTATTVPTVRARVSADEVGPICKLPVTPEQDVDFDSGYRFGTGQFSHIEFNEVPLKNKRHYDYSLSFKTEMPEGVLFYAADTRHTDFIALHLHNGRVYHTFNCGSGSANMSSERNYNDNEWHTVHFMRQNSKGKLIIDGEDESSAESTGSTRTMAIQAPIYVGGVSSDNYEEVALNLKIDKNVLERNQFVGCVHGIQSNGRPLETPSNITRTIPCSSRIETGTFFGDGGGFVKLYDKFKVGNELTVSMDIRPRALSGLLMSVHGRKAYFVLEMINGTIRLTVNNGDDPFTATYIPLPEENLCDGQWRTVSAIKSQYVITIKVNDVSSNPAIGDARNPSTDTTRPLFLGGHPHLQRIRGFVARAPFQGCIRNVKIRDSVEQITPKMIVGNVQTGVCPTI